A genomic stretch from Malus domestica chromosome 15, GDT2T_hap1 includes:
- the LOC139191663 gene encoding uncharacterized protein, with the protein MGDSKSVEVLNDPSSPFYIHHSDNPGMHLVSTPLTGNNYSTWSRSMRIALSAKNKFGFVDGSVKKLSDNKATEAALWQCCNDMGLMWILNSVSSGLSNSVRDIARLTQNQMSMSDYYSQLKGLWNELSSYGSHKNCSCGAMEDRNEKEEQNKVMQFLMGLDDSYATMRGQILLVKPLPLVLKVFSMVNQEEKQRGIAAIPQPSVEGAAMAVQGGRGNQHSRGSQGNRKPLHCDYCDMDHHTRETCYQLHGYPEDHRLYKTGGAFAGYTQSKADYSLFTRKVGKPFTALLIYVDDILITGNDMTAIGSLKSFLNKRFRIKDLGAL; encoded by the exons ATGGGAGACTCCAAGTCGGTTGAGGTGTTGAACGATCCCTCAAGCCCTTTCTATATTCATCACTCTGATAATCCAGGGATGCATCTTGTTTCCACTCCACTTACTGGAAACAATTATAGCACATGGTCTCGTTCAATGCGTATTGCCCTTAGCGCAAAGAACAAATTTGGTTTTGTTGATGGGTCTGTGAAGAAGCTGTCAGACAACAAAGCAACTGAAGCTGCTCTTTGGCAGTGCTGTAATGACATGGGTCTCATGTGGATTTTAAATTCTGTGAGTTCTGGGTTATCAAACAGTGTG CGTGACATTGCACGCCTCACTCAAAATCAGATGTCTATGTCTGACTATTATTCCCAATTGAAGGGTTTATGGAATGAATTATCTTCTTACGGCAGCCATAAAAACTGCTCATGTGGTGCCATGGAAGACCGTAACGAGAAAGAGGAGCAGAATAAGGTTATGCAATTTTTAATGGGGCTTGATGATTCATATGCAACAATGAGAGGTCAGATTCTGCTTGTAAAGCCATTACCTTTAGTGCTCAAAGTTTTTTCAATGGTTAACCAAGAGGAGAAGCAACGTGGAATTGCAGCCATCCCACAACCAAGTGTGGAAGGAGCAGCCATGGCAGTTCAAGGTGGTCGAGGTAATCAACACAGTCGTGGTAGCCAAGGGAATCGCAAGCCGCTACATTGTGATTATTGTGACATGGACCATCACACCAGGGAGACTTGCTACCAGCTTCATGGATATCCCGAGGACCATCGTCTCTATAAAACAGGGGGAGCATTTG CTGGGTATACACAGTCCAAAGCCGATTATTCCCTTTTTACAAGAAAAGTTGGCAAACCATTCACAGCTCTccttatttatgttgatgatatcttGATCACTGGTAATGACATGACGGCTATTGGTTCTCTTAAATCTTTTTTGAATAAACGCTTCCGCATCAAAGATTTAGGAGCCCTTTAA